From the genome of Elusimicrobiota bacterium:
CCCCGTCCACATGGGCATCTTCCTTGTTCCTTTTGTGGAACGGCCGGCCCGGATCATTAAAAAGCAATTGGAAGCCATCGGGATTGACGTCGAAATTCACGTTTTTCCGGAGGGGGAAGCCATTTCGGCGTTCAAAAGCCGCCCGTGGAACCTGGGCTTGACGACGCTTCCCTCCCCCATCGCCCACGTGGCGTTTCCCCTGGGGTTGTTCTTTTATTCCAATTCGTTTTTCAGCATGCATCACGATCCGGTGTTTGATCGAATGTACGAAAAGGCCACGTCGATCATGGATCCGGCGGAAAGCGAAAAGGCGTTCCAGGAATTGGAACGGAAGGTGTACGATGACGCGCTCGGCATTTTTCTCTACCGCCGGATCAAAACCTACGCGGTCAGCAAGCGGGTCCGCTTTTCACCCTATTTGACGGGCATGCCGCATTTTGTGGACGCCGTGTCGCTCGTGGCGGAAGAGGCCAATAAAAAATGAGTTTGGGGATTCCGGCGCTGTTGGTGTTGGCCGGGGGCACGCACTTCGCTCAAATCGGCGCCATGCATTGGTACGCGTACGATTGGGCTCAACGCAATCCCCTGCCGGAGGGCCCGGGGGTCTTGTTCCGGGCGCTTCGCAGCGGGCTTATTTTTATGGTGGTCGGCACCGGTCTTTTGGTGATATTCAACGCGGGGCGAATCGCCACGGGTGGCGGTTTGGCGGTGTCTCTTTGCGGCCTTCTCGCGTTATTCGCCGGGTACCGCCTGGGTTTGCAGTGGTTCGGAATGGGCAAACGGATGGATCACGCGGGGAATCGCGGTGCCCGCGCCGTGCTTTACGCCACCTTGGTTCTTCAGTTTTTGATTTACGCCGGGGTTTTCCTTTCCCTGGTTTGTTAACTAAGGAGGGCGATTGATCCAGACATCGTTGTGGGCGAAGGGTCGTTGGTTGATTGGCGCGTTGCTGGTGGGCGCGATGGGGATTTCGGCGCGGGCGGCGCAACCGCCGTTGAACATGTGCGCCACCACCCTCTTGGACGGAGGCCCGCCCCCGGGCTTTTACTATTTAAACTACGCCATCTTCACGGAGGGCAAGAATTTCCGTGACGGGGACGGCAACAAGGTCGCGAGCATGGGAAAGCTGAACACCTACTCCCAACTGCATCAGTTTTATTACATCGCGGACATCAACGTCTTGGGGGCGCATCCGGCCCTGGACGTGGTGATGCCCGTGGCCGCCTTGACCGCCCGCGGCGGCACCGCGGGGCCCTTCGCCCTGAATTCCAACACCGCCGGATTGGGCGATTTGGTCGTCGGTCCCGCCCTTCACTGGGACGGCCGGACGTTGTTCGGAAAGCCGGTGTTCCATCGGGTGGAGTTGGACTTCACCTTCCCGACGGGCAAATACAGCAAGGACCAGATGTTCAATCCCGGTTCGAACCTCCGAACCGTGGAAGCCTATTATTCCATCGTGTTGATCCTTCCCCCAAAATGGGAAACCAGCTGGCGGCTGTTCTATGCGCAGCACTCGGAGAACAAGGACCATTTGTTCGGACGGCTTAAACCAGGATCGGTGGTTCACGCCAACTTCGCCCTCTCCCGCCAGGTGGCGGAAAAATGGCGCGTCGGCGCCGCCGGTTATGTTCTTCAGCAGTTGCGGGAGGACGAACTGAACGGCGTCAAACAAACGAAGTCGAAGGAGCGCGTCCTCTCCGTGGGGCCGGCGGTCCACTACGGGGTTCCCGGGTGGACTCTCGTGGTGAGCCACCCCATCGAGTTCGCCGTCCGAAATCGCTATCAGGGATCTCGAACGACCCTGCAATTGATTCACCGTTTCTAACGTCGACGCGAACCCTCCGGGGCGCCGCCGGCGCGGTTTTCCGCGGGGCGGCGCCCCGGTTTTTTTTGTGTAATGCTGAGGAGGAATCGTGTGAACTCCAGGGACGACCAAGCCCGTCGTTTCATTAAATCCCCAGTGCGCTGGTTCTTTGCCGGCGCGGCGGTCCTGTTCGTCCTGGTCGCCCTCGGCCGGGCCAA
Proteins encoded in this window:
- a CDS encoding transporter, which produces MIQTSLWAKGRWLIGALLVGAMGISARAAQPPLNMCATTLLDGGPPPGFYYLNYAIFTEGKNFRDGDGNKVASMGKLNTYSQLHQFYYIADINVLGAHPALDVVMPVAALTARGGTAGPFALNSNTAGLGDLVVGPALHWDGRTLFGKPVFHRVELDFTFPTGKYSKDQMFNPGSNLRTVEAYYSIVLILPPKWETSWRLFYAQHSENKDHLFGRLKPGSVVHANFALSRQVAEKWRVGAAGYVLQQLREDELNGVKQTKSKERVLSVGPAVHYGVPGWTLVVSHPIEFAVRNRYQGSRTTLQLIHRF